The following proteins are co-located in the Silene latifolia isolate original U9 population chromosome 1, ASM4854445v1, whole genome shotgun sequence genome:
- the LOC141592522 gene encoding uncharacterized protein LOC141592522 isoform X2: MHAFGAFELLIFVDYLTDCDDEPTAILNFFSSFPSFCLTSIYAHRVGAAMPLACYPHGLLVNRAKKVEWHKPLDFFLKYGVDAFPFTSEWLSLISQREETGMSCKSWRSLYNFLCSFPLTFPSDSTSLSKNPGGGPGEVTIDDLEGKCVGLYLCQTGNLIPTLDNVHKNCCELGLQFEIILVYMPFNCFEDPQLFQDRINSTLKERNISWWVFPFTIWVSRRLSRLSHQDADDRLIIIDPKSKHVEFHGEAVIRHHGASAYPFSRELLVNREVERLREVTLESLLVYRSVDYVLWMGYGFTHRVPVTALQGKTVFLYLHCADEHSRNCFDKLFSYCQMKALDPNFDMVFVGLDTSSIPDVGHSCEMPWLVYPWDPNHSDYVTRTIFGKGDKCSTIIAFGKDGRISSIRALRLVCSSCPDFPLSNNLHNEMSAELAGSKVVYAVPNNLNRHSIESRNLVKALFPLLGEEYFFPGLPVRGRTKPTEMHDFYDCVNEDERDQYLASKIDYVAVGEEYAQYPKAIFERIANIDTSNFDVISFLSADNRQYLVRNDVCKSQFEVERLRDKKWVMICCLSCPIYFQSSFSMVYRGVSDICSELYDEYGDTFEMVLVFKMSRDFAADESSFIHMLSGFPPLCLVVPFWDSGSRDSICCSLRFSRYALGLFVRADERKVIWLKTIHEMQTYGVDAFPFTKEDFLKKFREEGRKSWNVQSLEQLFDCSSAENPGGANYYEKMSIAQLQKKLVGVYLCLCGESIPMLQELYEICKANNIEFEIVVVCCLFSAKNSDPEVFQKHITSALRKRNISWWVLPYKGSVSRKLVRLLRSPIEEELIILGNGVVDPHGAYFIRQFGKLQKLRQESSSSDGSGFLERVVLEFKSRYRVAV, from the exons ATGCACGCCTTTGGTGCTTTCGAACTTCTTATATTTGTCGACTATTTAACTGACTGTGACGATGAACCTACTGCCATTCTTAACTTCTTTTCCAGTTTCCCCTCGTTTTGTCTAACTTCCATATACGCCCATAGAGTAGGAGCCGCCATGCCCCTCGCCTGTTATCCCCATGGTTTGTTGGTAAATCGAGCCAAAAAGGTTGAGTGGCACAAACCTCTTGACTTTTTCTTAAAATATGGAGTTGATGCCTTTCCCTTTACTTCTGAGTGGCTCTCGTTGATTTCCCAGCGCGAAGAAACTGGAATGTCCTGCAAATCTTGGCGTTCCCTTTATAATTTTTTGTGCTCCTTTCCCTTAACTTTCCCTAGCGATTCTACATCTCTCAGTAAGAATCCAGGAGGCGGCCCAGGAGAAGTTACAATTGATGATCTTGAGGGTAAGTGTGTTGGTTTGTACCTGTGCCAAACGGGAAATTTGATACCTACACTCGATAATGTTCATAAAAATTGCTGTGAATTGGGCCTACAGTTTGAGATTATCCTGGTGTACATGCCTTTCAATTGCTTTGAGGACCCTCAATTGTTCCAAGACCGTATCAATTCTACTTTGAAAGAGCGAAATATATCCTGGTGGGTGTTCCCCTTCACTATCTGGGTAAGCAGAAGGCTCTCGCGGCTCTCTCACCAAGATGCAGATGATCGTCTGATAATCATAGATCCCAAATCTAAGCATGTGGAATTTCATGGCGAAGCAGTCATACGCCACCACGGTGCAAGTGCATATCCCTTCTCTCGGGAGCTCCTGGTTAATAGGGAAGTGGAGAGGCTTAGGGAAGTAACCCTCGAGTCATTGTTGGTTTACCGCTCAGTTGATTATGTTCTCTGGATGGGTTATGGGTTTACTCATCGGGTTCCTGTCACAGCGCTTCAAGGCAAAACTGTTTTTCTCTATCTTCACTGTGCAGATGAACACTCTCGCAATTGTTTCGATAAACTCTTCTCTTATTGTCAAATGAAGGCACTCGATCCTAATTTTGATATGGTCTTTGTTGGGTTAGATACGTCATCAATCCCAGACGTTGGACATTCTTGTGAAATGCCATGGTTGGTATACCCTTGGGACCCTAATCACTCTGATTATGTGACAAGGACAATATTTGGAAAGGGTGACAAATGTAGTACTATTATTGCTTTCGGGAAAGATGGCCGTATTTCTTCTATACGTGCTCTACGGCTTGTATGTTCTTCCTGCCCAGATTTCCCCTTGAGCAATAATCTGCACAATGAGATGAGTGCAGAATTAGCTG GGAGTAAGGTGGTGTATGCTGTTCCAAATAATCTTAACAGGCATTCTATCGAATCCCGAAATCTTGTCAAGGCACTTTTTCCTTTGCTTGGAGAAGAGTACTTTTTTCCTGGTCTACCAGTTCGTGGGAGAACGAAACCAACAGAAATGCACGACTTTTATGACTGTGTTAATGAGGATGAGCGAGACCAATATTTAGCGTCCAAAATTGATTATGTCGCTGTGGGCGAAGAGTATGCGCAGTACCCTAAGGCGATCTTCGAAAGAATTGCCAATATCGACACTAGTAATTTTGATGTCATTTCCTTCCTCTCAGCTGATAACAGGCAGTACCTGGTTCGCAATGATGTTTGTAAATCTCAATTTGAAGTTGAGCGTCTTCGGGATAAAAAATGGGTAATGATTTGTTGCCTTTCCTGCCCCATTTATTTCCAAAGCAGTTTTTCAATGGTATATAGAGGTGTTTCGGACATCTGCTCCGAGTTGTATGATGAGTACGGTGATACTTTTGAGATGGTCTTAGTCTTTAAGATGAGTAGGGATTTTGCAGCCGATGAGTCAAGCTTCATTCACATGTTGTCTggtttccctccattgtgccttGTTGTTCCCTTTTGGGACTCAGGCTCTCGTGACTCTATATGCTGTTCACTCCGCTTTTCAAGATATGCGCTAGGTCTATTTGTACGTGCGGATGAAAGGAAGGTTATATGGCTCAAAACCATACATGAAATGCAAACGTATGgggtagacgcatttcctttcacTAAAGAAGACTTTTTGAAAAAATTTCGTGAAGAAGGTCGCAAATCATGGAATGTTCAGTCCCTTGAGCAACTGTTTGACTGCTCATCCGCAGAGAACCCGGGAGGTGCGAATTATTATGAGAAGATGTCTATCGCACAACTGCAAAAGAAGCTCGTTGGTGTGTATTTGTGCTTATGTGGGGAATCCATACCTATGCTTCAAGAGTTGTATGAAATCTGTAAAGCTAATAACATTGAATTTGAGATTGTGGTAGTTTGTTGTCTGTTTAGTGCTAAAAACTCGGACCCGGAGGTGTTCCAGAAGCATATAACTAGTGCCTTGAGAAAGAGGAATATATCATGGTGGGTATTACCCTATAAGGGTTCGGTGAGCCGCAAGCTAGTACGACTTTTGAGATCACCCATTGAAGAGGAGTTGATCATTCTGGGCAATGGAGTTGTAGATCCCCATGGTGCATATTTCATACGTCAGTTTGGAAAGCTTCAAAAGCTGAGACAAGAGTCATCTTCAAGTGATGGTAGTGGATTTTTAGAAAGAGTCGTTTTAGAATTTAAGAGCAGATACCGTGTTGCAGTGTAA
- the LOC141592522 gene encoding uncharacterized protein LOC141592522 isoform X1, translating to MEEQPPSFLLRGTRFHLQKFLVDRTCTYPYLVRNDNHETYFNASKVMEGKVLMLCFFSLPLPSDAVAIAQAVSLVSSEMHAFGAFELLIFVDYLTDCDDEPTAILNFFSSFPSFCLTSIYAHRVGAAMPLACYPHGLLVNRAKKVEWHKPLDFFLKYGVDAFPFTSEWLSLISQREETGMSCKSWRSLYNFLCSFPLTFPSDSTSLSKNPGGGPGEVTIDDLEGKCVGLYLCQTGNLIPTLDNVHKNCCELGLQFEIILVYMPFNCFEDPQLFQDRINSTLKERNISWWVFPFTIWVSRRLSRLSHQDADDRLIIIDPKSKHVEFHGEAVIRHHGASAYPFSRELLVNREVERLREVTLESLLVYRSVDYVLWMGYGFTHRVPVTALQGKTVFLYLHCADEHSRNCFDKLFSYCQMKALDPNFDMVFVGLDTSSIPDVGHSCEMPWLVYPWDPNHSDYVTRTIFGKGDKCSTIIAFGKDGRISSIRALRLVCSSCPDFPLSNNLHNEMSAELAGSKVVYAVPNNLNRHSIESRNLVKALFPLLGEEYFFPGLPVRGRTKPTEMHDFYDCVNEDERDQYLASKIDYVAVGEEYAQYPKAIFERIANIDTSNFDVISFLSADNRQYLVRNDVCKSQFEVERLRDKKWVMICCLSCPIYFQSSFSMVYRGVSDICSELYDEYGDTFEMVLVFKMSRDFAADESSFIHMLSGFPPLCLVVPFWDSGSRDSICCSLRFSRYALGLFVRADERKVIWLKTIHEMQTYGVDAFPFTKEDFLKKFREEGRKSWNVQSLEQLFDCSSAENPGGANYYEKMSIAQLQKKLVGVYLCLCGESIPMLQELYEICKANNIEFEIVVVCCLFSAKNSDPEVFQKHITSALRKRNISWWVLPYKGSVSRKLVRLLRSPIEEELIILGNGVVDPHGAYFIRQFGKLQKLRQESSSSDGSGFLERVVLEFKSRYRVAV from the exons ATGGAGGAACAACCACCATCGTTTTTATTGAGAGGAACTCGTTTTCATCTTCAAAAGTTCTTAGTTGATCGTACTTGTACGTATCCATATTTGGTTCGCAATGATAATCATGAGACATATTTTAATGCTAGTAAAGTGATGGAAGGAAAAGTGTTAATGCTATGTTTTTTCAGTCTGCCTCTCCCTTCAGATGCTGTTGCTATTGCCCAGGCTGTGTCTCTTGTATCTTCTGAGATGCACGCCTTTGGTGCTTTCGAACTTCTTATATTTGTCGACTATTTAACTGACTGTGACGATGAACCTACTGCCATTCTTAACTTCTTTTCCAGTTTCCCCTCGTTTTGTCTAACTTCCATATACGCCCATAGAGTAGGAGCCGCCATGCCCCTCGCCTGTTATCCCCATGGTTTGTTGGTAAATCGAGCCAAAAAGGTTGAGTGGCACAAACCTCTTGACTTTTTCTTAAAATATGGAGTTGATGCCTTTCCCTTTACTTCTGAGTGGCTCTCGTTGATTTCCCAGCGCGAAGAAACTGGAATGTCCTGCAAATCTTGGCGTTCCCTTTATAATTTTTTGTGCTCCTTTCCCTTAACTTTCCCTAGCGATTCTACATCTCTCAGTAAGAATCCAGGAGGCGGCCCAGGAGAAGTTACAATTGATGATCTTGAGGGTAAGTGTGTTGGTTTGTACCTGTGCCAAACGGGAAATTTGATACCTACACTCGATAATGTTCATAAAAATTGCTGTGAATTGGGCCTACAGTTTGAGATTATCCTGGTGTACATGCCTTTCAATTGCTTTGAGGACCCTCAATTGTTCCAAGACCGTATCAATTCTACTTTGAAAGAGCGAAATATATCCTGGTGGGTGTTCCCCTTCACTATCTGGGTAAGCAGAAGGCTCTCGCGGCTCTCTCACCAAGATGCAGATGATCGTCTGATAATCATAGATCCCAAATCTAAGCATGTGGAATTTCATGGCGAAGCAGTCATACGCCACCACGGTGCAAGTGCATATCCCTTCTCTCGGGAGCTCCTGGTTAATAGGGAAGTGGAGAGGCTTAGGGAAGTAACCCTCGAGTCATTGTTGGTTTACCGCTCAGTTGATTATGTTCTCTGGATGGGTTATGGGTTTACTCATCGGGTTCCTGTCACAGCGCTTCAAGGCAAAACTGTTTTTCTCTATCTTCACTGTGCAGATGAACACTCTCGCAATTGTTTCGATAAACTCTTCTCTTATTGTCAAATGAAGGCACTCGATCCTAATTTTGATATGGTCTTTGTTGGGTTAGATACGTCATCAATCCCAGACGTTGGACATTCTTGTGAAATGCCATGGTTGGTATACCCTTGGGACCCTAATCACTCTGATTATGTGACAAGGACAATATTTGGAAAGGGTGACAAATGTAGTACTATTATTGCTTTCGGGAAAGATGGCCGTATTTCTTCTATACGTGCTCTACGGCTTGTATGTTCTTCCTGCCCAGATTTCCCCTTGAGCAATAATCTGCACAATGAGATGAGTGCAGAATTAGCTG GGAGTAAGGTGGTGTATGCTGTTCCAAATAATCTTAACAGGCATTCTATCGAATCCCGAAATCTTGTCAAGGCACTTTTTCCTTTGCTTGGAGAAGAGTACTTTTTTCCTGGTCTACCAGTTCGTGGGAGAACGAAACCAACAGAAATGCACGACTTTTATGACTGTGTTAATGAGGATGAGCGAGACCAATATTTAGCGTCCAAAATTGATTATGTCGCTGTGGGCGAAGAGTATGCGCAGTACCCTAAGGCGATCTTCGAAAGAATTGCCAATATCGACACTAGTAATTTTGATGTCATTTCCTTCCTCTCAGCTGATAACAGGCAGTACCTGGTTCGCAATGATGTTTGTAAATCTCAATTTGAAGTTGAGCGTCTTCGGGATAAAAAATGGGTAATGATTTGTTGCCTTTCCTGCCCCATTTATTTCCAAAGCAGTTTTTCAATGGTATATAGAGGTGTTTCGGACATCTGCTCCGAGTTGTATGATGAGTACGGTGATACTTTTGAGATGGTCTTAGTCTTTAAGATGAGTAGGGATTTTGCAGCCGATGAGTCAAGCTTCATTCACATGTTGTCTggtttccctccattgtgccttGTTGTTCCCTTTTGGGACTCAGGCTCTCGTGACTCTATATGCTGTTCACTCCGCTTTTCAAGATATGCGCTAGGTCTATTTGTACGTGCGGATGAAAGGAAGGTTATATGGCTCAAAACCATACATGAAATGCAAACGTATGgggtagacgcatttcctttcacTAAAGAAGACTTTTTGAAAAAATTTCGTGAAGAAGGTCGCAAATCATGGAATGTTCAGTCCCTTGAGCAACTGTTTGACTGCTCATCCGCAGAGAACCCGGGAGGTGCGAATTATTATGAGAAGATGTCTATCGCACAACTGCAAAAGAAGCTCGTTGGTGTGTATTTGTGCTTATGTGGGGAATCCATACCTATGCTTCAAGAGTTGTATGAAATCTGTAAAGCTAATAACATTGAATTTGAGATTGTGGTAGTTTGTTGTCTGTTTAGTGCTAAAAACTCGGACCCGGAGGTGTTCCAGAAGCATATAACTAGTGCCTTGAGAAAGAGGAATATATCATGGTGGGTATTACCCTATAAGGGTTCGGTGAGCCGCAAGCTAGTACGACTTTTGAGATCACCCATTGAAGAGGAGTTGATCATTCTGGGCAATGGAGTTGTAGATCCCCATGGTGCATATTTCATACGTCAGTTTGGAAAGCTTCAAAAGCTGAGACAAGAGTCATCTTCAAGTGATGGTAGTGGATTTTTAGAAAGAGTCGTTTTAGAATTTAAGAGCAGATACCGTGTTGCAGTGTAA
- the LOC141592522 gene encoding uncharacterized protein LOC141592522 isoform X4 yields the protein MSCKSWRSLYNFLCSFPLTFPSDSTSLSKNPGGGPGEVTIDDLEGKCVGLYLCQTGNLIPTLDNVHKNCCELGLQFEIILVYMPFNCFEDPQLFQDRINSTLKERNISWWVFPFTIWVSRRLSRLSHQDADDRLIIIDPKSKHVEFHGEAVIRHHGASAYPFSRELLVNREVERLREVTLESLLVYRSVDYVLWMGYGFTHRVPVTALQGKTVFLYLHCADEHSRNCFDKLFSYCQMKALDPNFDMVFVGLDTSSIPDVGHSCEMPWLVYPWDPNHSDYVTRTIFGKGDKCSTIIAFGKDGRISSIRALRLVCSSCPDFPLSNNLHNEMSAELAGSKVVYAVPNNLNRHSIESRNLVKALFPLLGEEYFFPGLPVRGRTKPTEMHDFYDCVNEDERDQYLASKIDYVAVGEEYAQYPKAIFERIANIDTSNFDVISFLSADNRQYLVRNDVCKSQFEVERLRDKKWVMICCLSCPIYFQSSFSMVYRGVSDICSELYDEYGDTFEMVLVFKMSRDFAADESSFIHMLSGFPPLCLVVPFWDSGSRDSICCSLRFSRYALGLFVRADERKVIWLKTIHEMQTYGVDAFPFTKEDFLKKFREEGRKSWNVQSLEQLFDCSSAENPGGANYYEKMSIAQLQKKLVGVYLCLCGESIPMLQELYEICKANNIEFEIVVVCCLFSAKNSDPEVFQKHITSALRKRNISWWVLPYKGSVSRKLVRLLRSPIEEELIILGNGVVDPHGAYFIRQFGKLQKLRQESSSSDGSGFLERVVLEFKSRYRVAV from the exons ATGTCCTGCAAATCTTGGCGTTCCCTTTATAATTTTTTGTGCTCCTTTCCCTTAACTTTCCCTAGCGATTCTACATCTCTCAGTAAGAATCCAGGAGGCGGCCCAGGAGAAGTTACAATTGATGATCTTGAGGGTAAGTGTGTTGGTTTGTACCTGTGCCAAACGGGAAATTTGATACCTACACTCGATAATGTTCATAAAAATTGCTGTGAATTGGGCCTACAGTTTGAGATTATCCTGGTGTACATGCCTTTCAATTGCTTTGAGGACCCTCAATTGTTCCAAGACCGTATCAATTCTACTTTGAAAGAGCGAAATATATCCTGGTGGGTGTTCCCCTTCACTATCTGGGTAAGCAGAAGGCTCTCGCGGCTCTCTCACCAAGATGCAGATGATCGTCTGATAATCATAGATCCCAAATCTAAGCATGTGGAATTTCATGGCGAAGCAGTCATACGCCACCACGGTGCAAGTGCATATCCCTTCTCTCGGGAGCTCCTGGTTAATAGGGAAGTGGAGAGGCTTAGGGAAGTAACCCTCGAGTCATTGTTGGTTTACCGCTCAGTTGATTATGTTCTCTGGATGGGTTATGGGTTTACTCATCGGGTTCCTGTCACAGCGCTTCAAGGCAAAACTGTTTTTCTCTATCTTCACTGTGCAGATGAACACTCTCGCAATTGTTTCGATAAACTCTTCTCTTATTGTCAAATGAAGGCACTCGATCCTAATTTTGATATGGTCTTTGTTGGGTTAGATACGTCATCAATCCCAGACGTTGGACATTCTTGTGAAATGCCATGGTTGGTATACCCTTGGGACCCTAATCACTCTGATTATGTGACAAGGACAATATTTGGAAAGGGTGACAAATGTAGTACTATTATTGCTTTCGGGAAAGATGGCCGTATTTCTTCTATACGTGCTCTACGGCTTGTATGTTCTTCCTGCCCAGATTTCCCCTTGAGCAATAATCTGCACAATGAGATGAGTGCAGAATTAGCTG GGAGTAAGGTGGTGTATGCTGTTCCAAATAATCTTAACAGGCATTCTATCGAATCCCGAAATCTTGTCAAGGCACTTTTTCCTTTGCTTGGAGAAGAGTACTTTTTTCCTGGTCTACCAGTTCGTGGGAGAACGAAACCAACAGAAATGCACGACTTTTATGACTGTGTTAATGAGGATGAGCGAGACCAATATTTAGCGTCCAAAATTGATTATGTCGCTGTGGGCGAAGAGTATGCGCAGTACCCTAAGGCGATCTTCGAAAGAATTGCCAATATCGACACTAGTAATTTTGATGTCATTTCCTTCCTCTCAGCTGATAACAGGCAGTACCTGGTTCGCAATGATGTTTGTAAATCTCAATTTGAAGTTGAGCGTCTTCGGGATAAAAAATGGGTAATGATTTGTTGCCTTTCCTGCCCCATTTATTTCCAAAGCAGTTTTTCAATGGTATATAGAGGTGTTTCGGACATCTGCTCCGAGTTGTATGATGAGTACGGTGATACTTTTGAGATGGTCTTAGTCTTTAAGATGAGTAGGGATTTTGCAGCCGATGAGTCAAGCTTCATTCACATGTTGTCTggtttccctccattgtgccttGTTGTTCCCTTTTGGGACTCAGGCTCTCGTGACTCTATATGCTGTTCACTCCGCTTTTCAAGATATGCGCTAGGTCTATTTGTACGTGCGGATGAAAGGAAGGTTATATGGCTCAAAACCATACATGAAATGCAAACGTATGgggtagacgcatttcctttcacTAAAGAAGACTTTTTGAAAAAATTTCGTGAAGAAGGTCGCAAATCATGGAATGTTCAGTCCCTTGAGCAACTGTTTGACTGCTCATCCGCAGAGAACCCGGGAGGTGCGAATTATTATGAGAAGATGTCTATCGCACAACTGCAAAAGAAGCTCGTTGGTGTGTATTTGTGCTTATGTGGGGAATCCATACCTATGCTTCAAGAGTTGTATGAAATCTGTAAAGCTAATAACATTGAATTTGAGATTGTGGTAGTTTGTTGTCTGTTTAGTGCTAAAAACTCGGACCCGGAGGTGTTCCAGAAGCATATAACTAGTGCCTTGAGAAAGAGGAATATATCATGGTGGGTATTACCCTATAAGGGTTCGGTGAGCCGCAAGCTAGTACGACTTTTGAGATCACCCATTGAAGAGGAGTTGATCATTCTGGGCAATGGAGTTGTAGATCCCCATGGTGCATATTTCATACGTCAGTTTGGAAAGCTTCAAAAGCTGAGACAAGAGTCATCTTCAAGTGATGGTAGTGGATTTTTAGAAAGAGTCGTTTTAGAATTTAAGAGCAGATACCGTGTTGCAGTGTAA
- the LOC141592522 gene encoding uncharacterized protein LOC141592522 isoform X3 has product MEEQPPSFLLRGTRFHLQKFLVDRTCTDSTSLSKNPGGGPGEVTIDDLEGKCVGLYLCQTGNLIPTLDNVHKNCCELGLQFEIILVYMPFNCFEDPQLFQDRINSTLKERNISWWVFPFTIWVSRRLSRLSHQDADDRLIIIDPKSKHVEFHGEAVIRHHGASAYPFSRELLVNREVERLREVTLESLLVYRSVDYVLWMGYGFTHRVPVTALQGKTVFLYLHCADEHSRNCFDKLFSYCQMKALDPNFDMVFVGLDTSSIPDVGHSCEMPWLVYPWDPNHSDYVTRTIFGKGDKCSTIIAFGKDGRISSIRALRLVCSSCPDFPLSNNLHNEMSAELAGSKVVYAVPNNLNRHSIESRNLVKALFPLLGEEYFFPGLPVRGRTKPTEMHDFYDCVNEDERDQYLASKIDYVAVGEEYAQYPKAIFERIANIDTSNFDVISFLSADNRQYLVRNDVCKSQFEVERLRDKKWVMICCLSCPIYFQSSFSMVYRGVSDICSELYDEYGDTFEMVLVFKMSRDFAADESSFIHMLSGFPPLCLVVPFWDSGSRDSICCSLRFSRYALGLFVRADERKVIWLKTIHEMQTYGVDAFPFTKEDFLKKFREEGRKSWNVQSLEQLFDCSSAENPGGANYYEKMSIAQLQKKLVGVYLCLCGESIPMLQELYEICKANNIEFEIVVVCCLFSAKNSDPEVFQKHITSALRKRNISWWVLPYKGSVSRKLVRLLRSPIEEELIILGNGVVDPHGAYFIRQFGKLQKLRQESSSSDGSGFLERVVLEFKSRYRVAV; this is encoded by the exons ATGGAGGAACAACCACCATCGTTTTTATTGAGAGGAACTCGTTTTCATCTTCAAAAGTTCTTAGTTGATCGTACTTGTAC CGATTCTACATCTCTCAGTAAGAATCCAGGAGGCGGCCCAGGAGAAGTTACAATTGATGATCTTGAGGGTAAGTGTGTTGGTTTGTACCTGTGCCAAACGGGAAATTTGATACCTACACTCGATAATGTTCATAAAAATTGCTGTGAATTGGGCCTACAGTTTGAGATTATCCTGGTGTACATGCCTTTCAATTGCTTTGAGGACCCTCAATTGTTCCAAGACCGTATCAATTCTACTTTGAAAGAGCGAAATATATCCTGGTGGGTGTTCCCCTTCACTATCTGGGTAAGCAGAAGGCTCTCGCGGCTCTCTCACCAAGATGCAGATGATCGTCTGATAATCATAGATCCCAAATCTAAGCATGTGGAATTTCATGGCGAAGCAGTCATACGCCACCACGGTGCAAGTGCATATCCCTTCTCTCGGGAGCTCCTGGTTAATAGGGAAGTGGAGAGGCTTAGGGAAGTAACCCTCGAGTCATTGTTGGTTTACCGCTCAGTTGATTATGTTCTCTGGATGGGTTATGGGTTTACTCATCGGGTTCCTGTCACAGCGCTTCAAGGCAAAACTGTTTTTCTCTATCTTCACTGTGCAGATGAACACTCTCGCAATTGTTTCGATAAACTCTTCTCTTATTGTCAAATGAAGGCACTCGATCCTAATTTTGATATGGTCTTTGTTGGGTTAGATACGTCATCAATCCCAGACGTTGGACATTCTTGTGAAATGCCATGGTTGGTATACCCTTGGGACCCTAATCACTCTGATTATGTGACAAGGACAATATTTGGAAAGGGTGACAAATGTAGTACTATTATTGCTTTCGGGAAAGATGGCCGTATTTCTTCTATACGTGCTCTACGGCTTGTATGTTCTTCCTGCCCAGATTTCCCCTTGAGCAATAATCTGCACAATGAGATGAGTGCAGAATTAGCTG GGAGTAAGGTGGTGTATGCTGTTCCAAATAATCTTAACAGGCATTCTATCGAATCCCGAAATCTTGTCAAGGCACTTTTTCCTTTGCTTGGAGAAGAGTACTTTTTTCCTGGTCTACCAGTTCGTGGGAGAACGAAACCAACAGAAATGCACGACTTTTATGACTGTGTTAATGAGGATGAGCGAGACCAATATTTAGCGTCCAAAATTGATTATGTCGCTGTGGGCGAAGAGTATGCGCAGTACCCTAAGGCGATCTTCGAAAGAATTGCCAATATCGACACTAGTAATTTTGATGTCATTTCCTTCCTCTCAGCTGATAACAGGCAGTACCTGGTTCGCAATGATGTTTGTAAATCTCAATTTGAAGTTGAGCGTCTTCGGGATAAAAAATGGGTAATGATTTGTTGCCTTTCCTGCCCCATTTATTTCCAAAGCAGTTTTTCAATGGTATATAGAGGTGTTTCGGACATCTGCTCCGAGTTGTATGATGAGTACGGTGATACTTTTGAGATGGTCTTAGTCTTTAAGATGAGTAGGGATTTTGCAGCCGATGAGTCAAGCTTCATTCACATGTTGTCTggtttccctccattgtgccttGTTGTTCCCTTTTGGGACTCAGGCTCTCGTGACTCTATATGCTGTTCACTCCGCTTTTCAAGATATGCGCTAGGTCTATTTGTACGTGCGGATGAAAGGAAGGTTATATGGCTCAAAACCATACATGAAATGCAAACGTATGgggtagacgcatttcctttcacTAAAGAAGACTTTTTGAAAAAATTTCGTGAAGAAGGTCGCAAATCATGGAATGTTCAGTCCCTTGAGCAACTGTTTGACTGCTCATCCGCAGAGAACCCGGGAGGTGCGAATTATTATGAGAAGATGTCTATCGCACAACTGCAAAAGAAGCTCGTTGGTGTGTATTTGTGCTTATGTGGGGAATCCATACCTATGCTTCAAGAGTTGTATGAAATCTGTAAAGCTAATAACATTGAATTTGAGATTGTGGTAGTTTGTTGTCTGTTTAGTGCTAAAAACTCGGACCCGGAGGTGTTCCAGAAGCATATAACTAGTGCCTTGAGAAAGAGGAATATATCATGGTGGGTATTACCCTATAAGGGTTCGGTGAGCCGCAAGCTAGTACGACTTTTGAGATCACCCATTGAAGAGGAGTTGATCATTCTGGGCAATGGAGTTGTAGATCCCCATGGTGCATATTTCATACGTCAGTTTGGAAAGCTTCAAAAGCTGAGACAAGAGTCATCTTCAAGTGATGGTAGTGGATTTTTAGAAAGAGTCGTTTTAGAATTTAAGAGCAGATACCGTGTTGCAGTGTAA